The following are encoded together in the Panicum virgatum strain AP13 chromosome 6K, P.virgatum_v5, whole genome shotgun sequence genome:
- the LOC120712564 gene encoding serine/arginine repetitive matrix protein 1-like isoform X9 — MAAGSVTRPHTHSRRHRLVCLHAAAITARFRGSQCLHAASRRRSPSSHASSRTQIATPSPPTANRAAFPRDAASHRYPRGLPSPRRLSSPSPSPATSLRLRLARRPRRADALHAAVAHEARSSPCAADSSVPSSAAGAPLLSSRLLPPSTLAERKAVPLASPHETPRPDASETAAPPSSSTARLDRHQTVKDLYNGIREIKMLQCKGVNGCGRKGGWQIIQSYR; from the exons atggcggccggatcCGTGACCCGCCCGCATACCCACAGCCGCAGGCACCGCTTGGTgtgcctccacgccgccgcaaTCACCGCCCGGTTTAGGGGCTCGCAGTGCCTCCACGCCGCCAGCCGCCGGAGATCCCCTTCCTCCCACGCCAGCTCGCGTACCCAAATCGCGACGCCGTCTCCTCCCACCGCTAATCGCGCGGCCTTCCCTCGCGACGCCGCCTCCCACCGCTATCCGCGCGGCCTTCCCTCACCTCGCCGCCTCTCCTCGCCCTCCCCATCTCCCGCGACCTCCCTccgtctccgtctcgctcggcGACCTCGCCGCGCAGAcgccctccacgccgccgtcgcccatgAAGCCCGCTCGTCGCCGTGCGCTGCAGACTCGTCGGTACCTTCCTCTGCGGCCGGGGCGCCCCTCCTCTCTTCAAGGCTGCTGCCGCCCTCCACGCTGGCGGAGAGGAAGGCCGTCCCCCTCGCATCACCT CACGAGACCCCACGGCCCGACGCTTCCGAGACCGCGGCGCCTCCAAGCTCCTCCACCGCACGACTTG ATCGGCATCAAACCGTCAAGGACCTCTACAACGGCATCCGCGAG ATCAAGATGCTGCAATGCAAGGGGGTAAATGGCTGTGGACGAAAAGGAGGATGGCAGATCATCCAATCTTATCGTTGA
- the LOC120712564 gene encoding serine/arginine repetitive matrix protein 1-like isoform X11: MAAGSVTRPHTHSRRHRLVCLHAAAITARFRGSQCLHAASRRRSPSSHASSRTQIATPSPPTANRAAFPRDAASHRYPRGLPSPRRLSSPSPSPATSLRLRLARRPRRADALHAAVAHEARSSPCAADSSVPSSAAGAPLLSSRLLPPSTLAERKAVPLASPHETPRPDASETAAPPSSSTARLASAASRSASNRQGPLQRHPRACRSRCCNARG, from the exons atggcggccggatcCGTGACCCGCCCGCATACCCACAGCCGCAGGCACCGCTTGGTgtgcctccacgccgccgcaaTCACCGCCCGGTTTAGGGGCTCGCAGTGCCTCCACGCCGCCAGCCGCCGGAGATCCCCTTCCTCCCACGCCAGCTCGCGTACCCAAATCGCGACGCCGTCTCCTCCCACCGCTAATCGCGCGGCCTTCCCTCGCGACGCCGCCTCCCACCGCTATCCGCGCGGCCTTCCCTCACCTCGCCGCCTCTCCTCGCCCTCCCCATCTCCCGCGACCTCCCTccgtctccgtctcgctcggcGACCTCGCCGCGCAGAcgccctccacgccgccgtcgcccatgAAGCCCGCTCGTCGCCGTGCGCTGCAGACTCGTCGGTACCTTCCTCTGCGGCCGGGGCGCCCCTCCTCTCTTCAAGGCTGCTGCCGCCCTCCACGCTGGCGGAGAGGAAGGCCGTCCCCCTCGCATCACCT CACGAGACCCCACGGCCCGACGCTTCCGAGACCGCGGCGCCTCCAAGCTCCTCCACCGCACGACTTG cctcggcggcttCCAGATCGGCATCAAACCGTCAAGGACCTCTACAACGGCATCCGCGAG CATGCAGATCAAGATGCTGCAATGCAAGGGGGTAA
- the LOC120712564 gene encoding serine/arginine repetitive matrix protein 1-like isoform X2 produces the protein MAAGSVTRPHTHSRRHRLVCLHAAAITARFRGSQCLHAASRRRSPSSHASSRTQIATPSPPTANRAAFPRDAASHRYPRGLPSPRRLSSPSPSPATSLRLRLARRPRRADALHAAVAHEARSSPCAADSSVPSSAAGAPLLSSRLLPPSTLAERKAVPLASPSPYPTRARRASLPHLKLGPLAPPVRHSTPPPARDPTARRFRDRGASKLLHRTTCLDRRPRRLPDRHQTVKDLYNGIREIKMLQCKGVNGCGRKGGWQIIQSYR, from the exons atggcggccggatcCGTGACCCGCCCGCATACCCACAGCCGCAGGCACCGCTTGGTgtgcctccacgccgccgcaaTCACCGCCCGGTTTAGGGGCTCGCAGTGCCTCCACGCCGCCAGCCGCCGGAGATCCCCTTCCTCCCACGCCAGCTCGCGTACCCAAATCGCGACGCCGTCTCCTCCCACCGCTAATCGCGCGGCCTTCCCTCGCGACGCCGCCTCCCACCGCTATCCGCGCGGCCTTCCCTCACCTCGCCGCCTCTCCTCGCCCTCCCCATCTCCCGCGACCTCCCTccgtctccgtctcgctcggcGACCTCGCCGCGCAGAcgccctccacgccgccgtcgcccatgAAGCCCGCTCGTCGCCGTGCGCTGCAGACTCGTCGGTACCTTCCTCTGCGGCCGGGGCGCCCCTCCTCTCTTCAAGGCTGCTGCCGCCCTCCACGCTGGCGGAGAGGAAGGCCGTCCCCCTCGCATCACCTTCCCCCTACCCGACGCGGGCTCGCCGCGCCTCACTCCCCCACCTGAAGCTCGGACCCCTCGCGCCTCCCGTGCGCCACTCGACGCCGCCTCCGGCACGAGACCCCACGGCCCGACGCTTCCGAGACCGCGGCGCCTCCAAGCTCCTCCACCGCACGACTTG TTTGGatcggcggcctcggcggcttCCAGATCGGCATCAAACCGTCAAGGACCTCTACAACGGCATCCGCGAG ATCAAGATGCTGCAATGCAAGGGGGTAAATGGCTGTGGACGAAAAGGAGGATGGCAGATCATCCAATCTTATCGTTGA
- the LOC120713473 gene encoding putative F-box/LRR-repeat protein 9, with the protein MDRGSTFYFLSPRASRGNDKAGSPRPELLFPRRANNKRYVVPLQPPPPPPRHRHGRTAPPPQAAEARDWASLPRDIVLDIFLRLGPREVMLGAEFACKPWRSVALEEPSLWRRLGMEKASDKHWRWRHVGVEMAMKLVAVDRAAGECEAFKGDFDDEYLPNLVERGPSLKCLHIDDYYNDYESYEGLVEALMKLPILEELQVYFSNIIEDRDENMLQSICKACPHLNKLILMYAASFDLECNEDEYSKERIDGEIPLMPKLHTLKLYECELKGEGLKAILDSCPVLETLHIDGYFDKCEMDKELRMKCARVKNLTLPTREWSDIYDVEEEY; encoded by the exons ATGGACCGGGGGTCCACCTTCTATTTCCTCAGCCCACGTGCATCGCGTGGCAATGATAAGGCCGGCAGTCCAAGGCCGGAACTCCTCTTCCCTCGTCGTGCCAATAATAAACGATATGTCGTGcccctccagccgccgccgccgccgccgcggcaccggCACGGGCGCACGGCACCTCCCCCGCAGGCTGCGGAGGCGAGGGACTGGGCTTCGCTGCCCCGGGACATTGTTCTGGACATCTTCCTCAGGCTGGGGCCACGCGAGGTCATGCTGGGCGCCGAGTTCGCGTGCAAGCCGTGGCGCAGCGTCGCGCTTGAGGAACCCTCTCTTTGGCGCCGCCTCGGCatggagaaggcctccgacaagCACTGGCGTTGGCGTCACGTCGGTGTGGAGATGGCCATGAAGCTCGTCGCCGTGGATCGCGCCGCGGGAGAGTGTGAAGCCTTCAAAGGAGACTTTGATGATGAATATCTGCCGAATCTTGTGGAAAG AGGACCCTCTTTGAAGTGCCTCCACATTGATGATTATTACAATGATTATGAATCATATGAAGGTTTAGTTGAAGCACTCATGAAACTCCCCATCCTTGAGGAGTTACAAGTTTATTTCAGTAATATTATTGAAGATAGGGACGAGAACATGCTCCAATCCATTTGCAAGGCTTGCCCTCATCTTAATAAGCTCATTTTGATGTATGCTGCGTCCTTTGACCTAGAGTGCAACGAGGATGAATATTCGAAGGAGAGAATTGATGGAGAAATTCCATTGATGCCGAAGTTACACACCTTAAAACTATATGAGTGCGAACTCAAGGGTGAGGGACTAAAAGCCATACTTGACAGTTGTCCAGTACTGGAAACTCTACACATAGATGGCTATTTCGACAAGTGTGAGATGGATAAGGAGCTGCGTATGAAATGTGCTAGGGTGAAGAATCTTACTCTTCCCACCAGAGAGTGGAGCGACATTTATGACGTTGAGGAAGAATATTAA
- the LOC120712564 gene encoding serine/arginine repetitive matrix protein 1-like isoform X1, with amino-acid sequence MAAGSVTRPHTHSRRHRLVCLHAAAITARFRGSQCLHAASRRRSPSSHASSRTQIATPSPPTANRAAFPRDAASHRYPRGLPSPRRLSSPSPSPATSLRLRLARRPRRADALHAAVAHEARSSPCAADSSVPSSAAGAPLLSSRLLPPSTLAERKAVPLASPSPYPTRARRASLPHLKLGPLAPPVRHSTPPPARDPTARRFRDRGASKLLHRTTCLDRRPRRLPDRHQTVKDLYNGIREHADQDAAMQGGKWLWTKRRMADHPILSLTTGSIRPQVFCPRQDFTTASDRT; translated from the exons atggcggccggatcCGTGACCCGCCCGCATACCCACAGCCGCAGGCACCGCTTGGTgtgcctccacgccgccgcaaTCACCGCCCGGTTTAGGGGCTCGCAGTGCCTCCACGCCGCCAGCCGCCGGAGATCCCCTTCCTCCCACGCCAGCTCGCGTACCCAAATCGCGACGCCGTCTCCTCCCACCGCTAATCGCGCGGCCTTCCCTCGCGACGCCGCCTCCCACCGCTATCCGCGCGGCCTTCCCTCACCTCGCCGCCTCTCCTCGCCCTCCCCATCTCCCGCGACCTCCCTccgtctccgtctcgctcggcGACCTCGCCGCGCAGAcgccctccacgccgccgtcgcccatgAAGCCCGCTCGTCGCCGTGCGCTGCAGACTCGTCGGTACCTTCCTCTGCGGCCGGGGCGCCCCTCCTCTCTTCAAGGCTGCTGCCGCCCTCCACGCTGGCGGAGAGGAAGGCCGTCCCCCTCGCATCACCTTCCCCCTACCCGACGCGGGCTCGCCGCGCCTCACTCCCCCACCTGAAGCTCGGACCCCTCGCGCCTCCCGTGCGCCACTCGACGCCGCCTCCGGCACGAGACCCCACGGCCCGACGCTTCCGAGACCGCGGCGCCTCCAAGCTCCTCCACCGCACGACTTG TTTGGatcggcggcctcggcggcttCCAGATCGGCATCAAACCGTCAAGGACCTCTACAACGGCATCCGCGAG CATGCAGATCAAGATGCTGCAATGCAAGGGGGTAAATGGCTGTGGACGAAAAGGAGGATGGCAGATCATCCAATCTTATCGTTGACAACTGGCTCTATCAGACCCCAGGTATTTTGTCCTAGACAAGATTTTACAACTGCGAGTGATAGAACATGA
- the LOC120712564 gene encoding serine/arginine repetitive matrix protein 1-like isoform X8: MAAGSVTRPHTHSRRHRLVCLHAAAITARFRGSQCLHAASRRRSPSSHASSRTQIATPSPPTANRAAFPRDAASHRYPRGLPSPRRLSSPSPSPATSLRLRLARRPRRADALHAAVAHEARSSPCAADSSVPSSAAGAPLLSSRLLPPSTLAERKAVPLASPHETPRPDASETAAPPSSSTARLDQDAAMQGGKWLWTKRRMADHPILSLTTGSIRPQVFCPRQDFTTASDRT; encoded by the exons atggcggccggatcCGTGACCCGCCCGCATACCCACAGCCGCAGGCACCGCTTGGTgtgcctccacgccgccgcaaTCACCGCCCGGTTTAGGGGCTCGCAGTGCCTCCACGCCGCCAGCCGCCGGAGATCCCCTTCCTCCCACGCCAGCTCGCGTACCCAAATCGCGACGCCGTCTCCTCCCACCGCTAATCGCGCGGCCTTCCCTCGCGACGCCGCCTCCCACCGCTATCCGCGCGGCCTTCCCTCACCTCGCCGCCTCTCCTCGCCCTCCCCATCTCCCGCGACCTCCCTccgtctccgtctcgctcggcGACCTCGCCGCGCAGAcgccctccacgccgccgtcgcccatgAAGCCCGCTCGTCGCCGTGCGCTGCAGACTCGTCGGTACCTTCCTCTGCGGCCGGGGCGCCCCTCCTCTCTTCAAGGCTGCTGCCGCCCTCCACGCTGGCGGAGAGGAAGGCCGTCCCCCTCGCATCACCT CACGAGACCCCACGGCCCGACGCTTCCGAGACCGCGGCGCCTCCAAGCTCCTCCACCGCACGACTTG ATCAAGATGCTGCAATGCAAGGGGGTAAATGGCTGTGGACGAAAAGGAGGATGGCAGATCATCCAATCTTATCGTTGACAACTGGCTCTATCAGACCCCAGGTATTTTGTCCTAGACAAGATTTTACAACTGCGAGTGATAGAACATGA
- the LOC120712564 gene encoding serine/arginine repetitive matrix protein 1-like isoform X10 — MAAGSVTRPHTHSRRHRLVCLHAAAITARFRGSQCLHAASRRRSPSSHASSRTQIATPSPPTANRAAFPRDAASHRYPRGLPSPRRLSSPSPSPATSLRLRLARRPRRADALHAAVAHEARSSPCAADSSVPSSAAGAPLLSSRLLPPSTLAERKAVPLASPHETPRPDASETAAPPSSSTARLVWIGGLGGFQIGIKPSRTSTTASARSRCCNARG, encoded by the exons atggcggccggatcCGTGACCCGCCCGCATACCCACAGCCGCAGGCACCGCTTGGTgtgcctccacgccgccgcaaTCACCGCCCGGTTTAGGGGCTCGCAGTGCCTCCACGCCGCCAGCCGCCGGAGATCCCCTTCCTCCCACGCCAGCTCGCGTACCCAAATCGCGACGCCGTCTCCTCCCACCGCTAATCGCGCGGCCTTCCCTCGCGACGCCGCCTCCCACCGCTATCCGCGCGGCCTTCCCTCACCTCGCCGCCTCTCCTCGCCCTCCCCATCTCCCGCGACCTCCCTccgtctccgtctcgctcggcGACCTCGCCGCGCAGAcgccctccacgccgccgtcgcccatgAAGCCCGCTCGTCGCCGTGCGCTGCAGACTCGTCGGTACCTTCCTCTGCGGCCGGGGCGCCCCTCCTCTCTTCAAGGCTGCTGCCGCCCTCCACGCTGGCGGAGAGGAAGGCCGTCCCCCTCGCATCACCT CACGAGACCCCACGGCCCGACGCTTCCGAGACCGCGGCGCCTCCAAGCTCCTCCACCGCACGACTTG TTTGGatcggcggcctcggcggcttCCAGATCGGCATCAAACCGTCAAGGACCTCTACAACGGCATCCGCGAG ATCAAGATGCTGCAATGCAAGGGGGTAA
- the LOC120712564 gene encoding serine/arginine repetitive matrix protein 1-like isoform X6: MAAGSVTRPHTHSRRHRLVCLHAAAITARFRGSQCLHAASRRRSPSSHASSRTQIATPSPPTANRAAFPRDAASHRYPRGLPSPRRLSSPSPSPATSLRLRLARRPRRADALHAAVAHEARSSPCAADSSVPSSAAGAPLLSSRLLPPSTLAERKAVPLASPSPYPTRARRASLPHLKLGPLAPPVRHSTPPPARDPTARRFRDRGASKLLHRTTCLGGFQIGIKPSRTSTTASARSRCCNARG, translated from the exons atggcggccggatcCGTGACCCGCCCGCATACCCACAGCCGCAGGCACCGCTTGGTgtgcctccacgccgccgcaaTCACCGCCCGGTTTAGGGGCTCGCAGTGCCTCCACGCCGCCAGCCGCCGGAGATCCCCTTCCTCCCACGCCAGCTCGCGTACCCAAATCGCGACGCCGTCTCCTCCCACCGCTAATCGCGCGGCCTTCCCTCGCGACGCCGCCTCCCACCGCTATCCGCGCGGCCTTCCCTCACCTCGCCGCCTCTCCTCGCCCTCCCCATCTCCCGCGACCTCCCTccgtctccgtctcgctcggcGACCTCGCCGCGCAGAcgccctccacgccgccgtcgcccatgAAGCCCGCTCGTCGCCGTGCGCTGCAGACTCGTCGGTACCTTCCTCTGCGGCCGGGGCGCCCCTCCTCTCTTCAAGGCTGCTGCCGCCCTCCACGCTGGCGGAGAGGAAGGCCGTCCCCCTCGCATCACCTTCCCCCTACCCGACGCGGGCTCGCCGCGCCTCACTCCCCCACCTGAAGCTCGGACCCCTCGCGCCTCCCGTGCGCCACTCGACGCCGCCTCCGGCACGAGACCCCACGGCCCGACGCTTCCGAGACCGCGGCGCCTCCAAGCTCCTCCACCGCACGACTTG cctcggcggcttCCAGATCGGCATCAAACCGTCAAGGACCTCTACAACGGCATCCGCGAG ATCAAGATGCTGCAATGCAAGGGGGTAA
- the LOC120712564 gene encoding serine/arginine repetitive matrix protein 1-like isoform X5 — protein MAAGSVTRPHTHSRRHRLVCLHAAAITARFRGSQCLHAASRRRSPSSHASSRTQIATPSPPTANRAAFPRDAASHRYPRGLPSPRRLSSPSPSPATSLRLRLARRPRRADALHAAVAHEARSSPCAADSSVPSSAAGAPLLSSRLLPPSTLAERKAVPLASPHETPRPDASETAAPPSSSTARLDRHQTVKDLYNGIREHADQDAAMQGGKWLWTKRRMADHPILSLTTGSIRPQVFCPRQDFTTASDRT, from the exons atggcggccggatcCGTGACCCGCCCGCATACCCACAGCCGCAGGCACCGCTTGGTgtgcctccacgccgccgcaaTCACCGCCCGGTTTAGGGGCTCGCAGTGCCTCCACGCCGCCAGCCGCCGGAGATCCCCTTCCTCCCACGCCAGCTCGCGTACCCAAATCGCGACGCCGTCTCCTCCCACCGCTAATCGCGCGGCCTTCCCTCGCGACGCCGCCTCCCACCGCTATCCGCGCGGCCTTCCCTCACCTCGCCGCCTCTCCTCGCCCTCCCCATCTCCCGCGACCTCCCTccgtctccgtctcgctcggcGACCTCGCCGCGCAGAcgccctccacgccgccgtcgcccatgAAGCCCGCTCGTCGCCGTGCGCTGCAGACTCGTCGGTACCTTCCTCTGCGGCCGGGGCGCCCCTCCTCTCTTCAAGGCTGCTGCCGCCCTCCACGCTGGCGGAGAGGAAGGCCGTCCCCCTCGCATCACCT CACGAGACCCCACGGCCCGACGCTTCCGAGACCGCGGCGCCTCCAAGCTCCTCCACCGCACGACTTG ATCGGCATCAAACCGTCAAGGACCTCTACAACGGCATCCGCGAG CATGCAGATCAAGATGCTGCAATGCAAGGGGGTAAATGGCTGTGGACGAAAAGGAGGATGGCAGATCATCCAATCTTATCGTTGACAACTGGCTCTATCAGACCCCAGGTATTTTGTCCTAGACAAGATTTTACAACTGCGAGTGATAGAACATGA
- the LOC120712564 gene encoding serine/arginine repetitive matrix protein 1-like isoform X3, translating to MAAGSVTRPHTHSRRHRLVCLHAAAITARFRGSQCLHAASRRRSPSSHASSRTQIATPSPPTANRAAFPRDAASHRYPRGLPSPRRLSSPSPSPATSLRLRLARRPRRADALHAAVAHEARSSPCAADSSVPSSAAGAPLLSSRLLPPSTLAERKAVPLASPSPYPTRARRASLPHLKLGPLAPPVRHSTPPPARDPTARRFRDRGASKLLHRTTCLGGFQIGIKPSRTSTTASASMQIKMLQCKGVNGCGRKGGWQIIQSYR from the exons atggcggccggatcCGTGACCCGCCCGCATACCCACAGCCGCAGGCACCGCTTGGTgtgcctccacgccgccgcaaTCACCGCCCGGTTTAGGGGCTCGCAGTGCCTCCACGCCGCCAGCCGCCGGAGATCCCCTTCCTCCCACGCCAGCTCGCGTACCCAAATCGCGACGCCGTCTCCTCCCACCGCTAATCGCGCGGCCTTCCCTCGCGACGCCGCCTCCCACCGCTATCCGCGCGGCCTTCCCTCACCTCGCCGCCTCTCCTCGCCCTCCCCATCTCCCGCGACCTCCCTccgtctccgtctcgctcggcGACCTCGCCGCGCAGAcgccctccacgccgccgtcgcccatgAAGCCCGCTCGTCGCCGTGCGCTGCAGACTCGTCGGTACCTTCCTCTGCGGCCGGGGCGCCCCTCCTCTCTTCAAGGCTGCTGCCGCCCTCCACGCTGGCGGAGAGGAAGGCCGTCCCCCTCGCATCACCTTCCCCCTACCCGACGCGGGCTCGCCGCGCCTCACTCCCCCACCTGAAGCTCGGACCCCTCGCGCCTCCCGTGCGCCACTCGACGCCGCCTCCGGCACGAGACCCCACGGCCCGACGCTTCCGAGACCGCGGCGCCTCCAAGCTCCTCCACCGCACGACTTG cctcggcggcttCCAGATCGGCATCAAACCGTCAAGGACCTCTACAACGGCATCCGCGAG CATGCAGATCAAGATGCTGCAATGCAAGGGGGTAAATGGCTGTGGACGAAAAGGAGGATGGCAGATCATCCAATCTTATCGTTGA
- the LOC120712564 gene encoding serine/arginine repetitive matrix protein 1-like isoform X4, which translates to MAAGSVTRPHTHSRRHRLVCLHAAAITARFRGSQCLHAASRRRSPSSHASSRTQIATPSPPTANRAAFPRDAASHRYPRGLPSPRRLSSPSPSPATSLRLRLARRPRRADALHAAVAHEARSSPCAADSSVPSSAAGAPLLSSRLLPPSTLAERKAVPLASPHETPRPDASETAAPPSSSTARLASAASRSASNRQGPLQRHPRDQDAAMQGGKWLWTKRRMADHPILSLTTGSIRPQVFCPRQDFTTASDRT; encoded by the exons atggcggccggatcCGTGACCCGCCCGCATACCCACAGCCGCAGGCACCGCTTGGTgtgcctccacgccgccgcaaTCACCGCCCGGTTTAGGGGCTCGCAGTGCCTCCACGCCGCCAGCCGCCGGAGATCCCCTTCCTCCCACGCCAGCTCGCGTACCCAAATCGCGACGCCGTCTCCTCCCACCGCTAATCGCGCGGCCTTCCCTCGCGACGCCGCCTCCCACCGCTATCCGCGCGGCCTTCCCTCACCTCGCCGCCTCTCCTCGCCCTCCCCATCTCCCGCGACCTCCCTccgtctccgtctcgctcggcGACCTCGCCGCGCAGAcgccctccacgccgccgtcgcccatgAAGCCCGCTCGTCGCCGTGCGCTGCAGACTCGTCGGTACCTTCCTCTGCGGCCGGGGCGCCCCTCCTCTCTTCAAGGCTGCTGCCGCCCTCCACGCTGGCGGAGAGGAAGGCCGTCCCCCTCGCATCACCT CACGAGACCCCACGGCCCGACGCTTCCGAGACCGCGGCGCCTCCAAGCTCCTCCACCGCACGACTTG cctcggcggcttCCAGATCGGCATCAAACCGTCAAGGACCTCTACAACGGCATCCGCGAG ATCAAGATGCTGCAATGCAAGGGGGTAAATGGCTGTGGACGAAAAGGAGGATGGCAGATCATCCAATCTTATCGTTGACAACTGGCTCTATCAGACCCCAGGTATTTTGTCCTAGACAAGATTTTACAACTGCGAGTGATAGAACATGA
- the LOC120712564 gene encoding serine/arginine repetitive matrix protein 1-like isoform X7: protein MAAGSVTRPHTHSRRHRLVCLHAAAITARFRGSQCLHAASRRRSPSSHASSRTQIATPSPPTANRAAFPRDAASHRYPRGLPSPRRLSSPSPSPATSLRLRLARRPRRADALHAAVAHEARSSPCAADSSVPSSAAGAPLLSSRLLPPSTLAERKAVPLASPHETPRPDASETAAPPSSSTARLVWIGGLGGFQIGIKPSRTSTTASASMQIKMLQCKGVNGCGRKGGWQIIQSYR from the exons atggcggccggatcCGTGACCCGCCCGCATACCCACAGCCGCAGGCACCGCTTGGTgtgcctccacgccgccgcaaTCACCGCCCGGTTTAGGGGCTCGCAGTGCCTCCACGCCGCCAGCCGCCGGAGATCCCCTTCCTCCCACGCCAGCTCGCGTACCCAAATCGCGACGCCGTCTCCTCCCACCGCTAATCGCGCGGCCTTCCCTCGCGACGCCGCCTCCCACCGCTATCCGCGCGGCCTTCCCTCACCTCGCCGCCTCTCCTCGCCCTCCCCATCTCCCGCGACCTCCCTccgtctccgtctcgctcggcGACCTCGCCGCGCAGAcgccctccacgccgccgtcgcccatgAAGCCCGCTCGTCGCCGTGCGCTGCAGACTCGTCGGTACCTTCCTCTGCGGCCGGGGCGCCCCTCCTCTCTTCAAGGCTGCTGCCGCCCTCCACGCTGGCGGAGAGGAAGGCCGTCCCCCTCGCATCACCT CACGAGACCCCACGGCCCGACGCTTCCGAGACCGCGGCGCCTCCAAGCTCCTCCACCGCACGACTTG TTTGGatcggcggcctcggcggcttCCAGATCGGCATCAAACCGTCAAGGACCTCTACAACGGCATCCGCGAG CATGCAGATCAAGATGCTGCAATGCAAGGGGGTAAATGGCTGTGGACGAAAAGGAGGATGGCAGATCATCCAATCTTATCGTTGA